DNA sequence from the Thermodesulfitimonas autotrophica genome:
GTTGCCAGAGCGGGGCTGGTACGTTACCTCGGCCGGCACCGGGCCCTAAAACGCGGACGAAGATTTCCTGTCGGGCCGGTGAAACCTCTTGCCGGCCGGGCAAAGATGTGGTAAACTTTGAGTAAATATTTAGATGATTTTCGAATTGTCTAAGAATTTACGGGTGCGAAATTCTGCCGGGAAGGGGGTGGCGTCTTGCAGGGTATCGGGATTACGGAGCTTTTTCTGGTGCTTGTGCCGTGGCTGCTCGTGACCGGCGGTTTCATCGTGCTCCTGGTTGCGGTGTGGCGGCTGATGCGGGCGCACGAGGCGCTCGTGGCCGTGCTGAGGGAGATCGCCGGCAATCTTAAAAAGGGACCGGATGACGGCCGGTAGTTTTGCCGCGCGGGTTGCGGGTGAGAACGACTGGGGAGCGAGAGGCAGGCGAGGGGTAGGGACAGATGGCGCTGGGACTGGTTTTTAAAGCCTTAGCGGATGAGACGCGGCGGGAGATCCTGCGGCTCTTGCAGCAAGGGGACCTTACGGCGGGCGAGATTGCGGCGCGGTTTGCCGTGACGAAGCCGACGGTCTCACACCATTTGAGCGTGCTCAAACAGGCGAACTTGGTGCAGGACTACCGCCGCGGGCAGCACATTTACTACTCGCTGAACACGACGGTCTTTCAAGAGGCGGCGGCCTGGTTTCTATCGCTGTTGGCGGAAAGTGCGCGAAAAGAGCCAGGCGGCGCACCAGGGAAGGAACAAACCGGAAGAATAAAGCGGGGAGGCGGTAAGGCGTGCCGGAAAAAAATAAAGGCGAAGGCTATGCCCTCACCTGGGAGGCCTTAAAACCGGACTGGCCAGTGTGGGTGGTCCTGGCGGGGCTGCTCGCCGCGGCGGTTATCCTTTACCCGCTGCTGCCGGAGCGGGTGCCCGTGCACTGGAACTGGCGGGGCGAGGTCGACCGCTACGGTTCGCGCTTCGAGGGGGCCTTTACGGCACCGCTTCTCGCTCTGGGCATCTATGCCTTGATGTTAGTTACCCCCTTGATTGACCCGCGGCGCGAAAACTACGCGCGCTTTGCGGGCGCCTACCGGCTGTTACGGGGGGCTTTTGTGCTTTTTATGGCTGGCATCTACGTGGTTTGGATGGCGGCAGCCTTAGGTTACCGGGTGGATATCGGTTTTGCGGTAAAAACGGTGCTGGGGCTCCTTTTTATCGCTATCGGTAACGTGCTGGGGCAGGTGCGCTTCAACTACTTCGTGGGGGTGCGGACGCCCTGGACCCTGGCCGACGAGGCGGTTTGGCGGCGGACGCACCGCCTGGCGGCGAAGGTCTGGGTCCTAGGAGGGCTTGTTTGCTTAGTCCTGGCACCCTTCCGGACGCTTTGGGCGGTGGTGGCGTTTTTCAGCGTCTTAACGCTAATGACATTGGTACCCGTGGCCTTTTCGTGTTTTTACTACCTGCGTTTAGGACTAAGAGGTGCGGGGCGGAAGGAGAAAGGGAAGTAGAGGGTAAAGGAGAATGGCGCCAGAGGGCGAAAGCTTTTGTTTAGGAGGTGGGGCGGATGGTAGGGAAAGACGGGCAGGTGAGCGGTTGGCGAAGGGTGGGGCAGCTCCTCTTTTCACCCGGAAAAGTTTTCCCCGCGCTGGCGGCGCAACACTGGCTTAAACCTGCGCTTTTACTTGTAGGTTTGAACCTGCTTCTGGCCGGTATTATTGCGCCCAAAACGGCCGCCTTCGCGGCCTGGCTGGTCAAACAAGGCGCGGCACAGGTACCGCCGGAAAAGCTGGCCGAGGTGCAGGCGCTGGCCCCCAAGGCGGCGGTTAGCGGCCTTTTCGTTGGCGCGTTGGTAGTTCCTTGGGTTACCTGGGTCGCGGTGGCGGCTTTGTTGCAGCTTTTTGCGGCGTTGAGTGCCCGGGAGGCTTCATTTGGTGCGCTCTTCACCGTGGCGGTTTACGGTTACCTGCCGGTTTTTCTCCGCACGGTTATCGCCAACCTTTTGTTTCTCGTTACTCCCCTCGAAAACCTTACCATGCGGTCGCAGCTCAGTCTGGCGGTTTTCTTGCCGCCGCAGAAGAGCTTTTTATACTTTTTTCTGGCCAACTGCAGTCCTTTCACCTGGTGGAGCCTCGTTCTCTGGGGTGTCGGCGGCGCGGCGGTGATGAAGGCGCGGCCGGGCACCGTGACTGCTTATCTCTTCGCGCTCTGGCTGCTGCTGGCCCTGGCTCTGGCGGGGTTGAGCAGCCTGGCGCCTGCACCGCCTGGCGTATAGCGGTTTAGGAGGGATAATTTTGCGCGGGGCGAAATTCTGGCTGGCTGCGGCCGCCGGGGTGCTGGTGGCGGCGGTCGTGGCGGCCGCCGTCTGGCGCGGGATGCACCCGCCGGCGGTGGCGGTTAAGACCGGCGTAGCGGAAGAAAGGCTTTTCGAAGACAAGGTGCTGGCCACCGGGCGGGTAGAAACCTTGCGGCAGGCGGCGGTAGTCGCTCCCTTTGCGGCGCGGCTGCTGCTCTTGGACGTGGCGGAAGGCGACCGGGTTGCGGCCGGGCAGGTGGTAGCGGTATTCGACACGGCCGACGCGGACGACCGGGTAAAAGAGGCCGAAGCAGCGCTCAAGGCGGCGGAGGCGGAGCTGGCGGCGGCGCTCGCCCCGGCGCGACCGGAGGAGGTTGTGCAGGCTGAAGCCGCCCTGGAAGCGGCGCAGGCGGCGGCGCAGGCCGCGCAGAAGCGGGTGGAGCGCTACCGGTACTTGGTTGAACAGGAAGCAGCTTCACCGGCAGAGTTAGAGGCGGCCGAGGCCGATTACGCCCGGGCGCAGGCGGAGGTAACGGCGGCGGGGGCGCGGCTGGCCGCGTTGAAAGAGCCGGATGCGCGGCGGATCGCGCCGCTTAAGGCGCGGGTGGCGCAGGCGCGGGTGGCGCTGGCGAACGCCCGCCGGATGGCGACCAAAGGGCGGGTTACGGCGCCGATTAGCGGCGTCGTGCTCCAGATAGCGGCGAAGGAGGGGGATTTCCTGCAGCCGGGCGCGCTGGTTTTGACGGTGGGCGACCCGGCGGGGCTGCGGGTGGTCGCGGATCTAAACGAGCAGGACGTGGCGGGCGTGGCGGCCGGGCAGGAGGCGGTGGTTACCTGGGCGGGGCGCCCCGGGAAGACTTGGCCCGGAAAGGTTTCCCGCGTGGCCCCTGCGGTGACGAAGAAAATTGAGCAGCAGCAGGCGGAAAACGTGGTGCGGGTTTACGTAAAGCCGGAGGGCGCCGGCTTGCTGCCGGGAGCGACGGTGGACGTGGTGATCCACCGGGTGAAACCCCACCGGGCGGTGGTGGTACCAAACGACGCCGTGGTTGGGGCGGGGAAAACAGCAGCCGTCTTCACCGTAGAAAAAGGTGTGGCGCGGCGGCGGGCGGTTACGTTAGGCGGTGCCAACGAGCTTTATACGGAGATTCTTGCGGGGCTAAGTCCGGGCGCTACGGTGATCTTGAACCCCAAAGAAATCAAGGACGGCCAGCCGGTCCGGGCGGCTGGCGGTGCGCAGCCGTGATCAGGGTCGAAGGGCTCACGAAGATTTACGGGCACGGGGAAGCGGCGGTTAAGGCGCTCGATAACGTTACCTTAGAGATTAAGACCGGCGAGTTCGTAGCGGTAATGGGGCCCTCCGGCTCCGGAAAATCGACTTTTTTGAGCATTTTGGGCTGCCTGGAGCGGCCTACTGCGGGGAAATACTACTTTGACGGGCGCGAAGTTACTTCTCTCGACGAGGAGGAACTGGCGGCCCTGCGGAACGAAAAGATCGGCTTTGTTTTCCAGACCTTTAACCTCCTGCCCCGGTTCGATGTGTTGCGGAATGTGGAACTGCCCTTGATTTACGCTGGTGTGCCGCAAAAGGAGCGCCGCGAGCGGGCAACGGCGCTGCTGCGGCGGGTGGGGCTGGAGCACCGCCTGTATTACAAGCCGCCCAACATTTCCGGCGGGGAGCAGCAGCGGGTGGCGATCGCGCGGGCGCTGGTCAACGATCCGGCCGTGATCTTGGCTGACGAACCGACGGGAAACTTAGACAGCCGGCGGAGCCACGAGATCATGGCGGTCTTCCAGGAGTTGCACGCCGAAGGCCGGACAATTGTGATGGTTACCCACGAACCGGATATCGCTGCCTACGCCCAACGCATCCTTCACTTCCTAGACGGCGTGGTGGTGCGGGAGGAGGCTGTAAGGGAATGAGGGTCGAGGACCTTGCCTGGCTGACGGTGGAAAACTTGTTAGCGCACCGGCTGCGGGCGCTGCTCACCACCTTGGGCATCGCGATCGGTATCGCCGCGGTGATCGCGGTGGTGGCGATCGGCCAAGGCGGCCAGGCGGTACTGCTGGCGGACATTGAACGGATGGGCTCCAGCCGCGCCTTTAACGTTTCGGTGGATGTGCAGCGCGGGGAGGCGCCAACGACCGGCACCTTTACGATGACGGATGTCACTACGATCAAGGAGCTTTCTCCCGCGGTGGCGAAGTTAGCGCCGACCACTTCGGGGATGTTTATCAGCATCCGCCGCCCCGGGGAGCACGGGAAACCGGTTTACTGCCAGCTTGCCGGCACCACGCCCGATATGACCGCGGTGATGAACCTGCCCCTCGCGGCGGGGCGCTTCCTTTCCGAAGGGGACGTGGCTGGCCACCGCCGGGTGGTGGTCTTGGAAGGCGGACTGGCAGAGACGCTCTTCCCGGAGGGCAACGCGATAGGGAAACAGGTCTTCATCCAGGATACCCCGGCAACGGTGATTGGGGTGACCGAGAAGCAGCCGTCGCAGGTCTTCAGCGCGATGGGAATGACTAAGTACGCCTTCGTCCCGATAACCTTTGCCCAGGAAATCTTAAATACCCGGGTGATCCACGAGCTGCACGGCGCGGCGGTGAGCGAGGCGGCCGTTCCCCAGGCGATCGCCGACAGCGTCGCGATCCTGCAGCGCCGCCATCCCGGGAGCAGCATCCACTACAAGGGGATGTCGATGAAGGAAGCGGTGGCCCTTTTCGGCAAGGTTACGGGGATCATGACCCTCGTCATCGGTTCGGTGGCGGCGATTGCGCTAGTGGTGGGCGGCGTCGGGGTGATGAATATTATGCTGGTGGCGGTGACGGAGCGCACCCGGGAGATCGGGCTGCTTAAGGCGCTCGGTGCCCGCCGGGCGGATATCTTGAGGCAGTTTTTGGCCGAAGCGGTGGCGCTCTGCCTGGTGGGCGGCTTTTTCGGGGTGATCTTTGGCGCGGGGGGCGCTTACGCCATCGCCCACTTTGCCCACTGGCCGCCGCTCATCTCCTTTTGGACGGTGCTTTTGGCCTTCGGCTTTGCCGCTGCGGTCGGCCTCTTTTTCGGCCTCTACCCGGCCAGCCGCGCGGCCGCTTTGAGCCCCGCTGAAGCGCTGCGCCAGCATTAACGCCCCTCAAAATGCGGTTGCCTTTGCTGCATCTGGGCTGCAGTGAACTCCTACGTGAGATCCCTGAGGTGGGACTTAAAAAAGTAGTGAACCAGCGAAAGGACGGCGGCACTGGTGACGATGGCGATTACCCCGGGCGGCGCAAACCCGGTGAGCGCAAAACCTAGGGCGGTGCCCGAGGCAGGCGGGTGTTCGGTATCAGTAAGGACCATGACAAAGATAGAGATGCCCACAGCCAGCGCGCAAACAAGAATGGCAGAGAGTCCCGCAGCGTGCGGGATTAGGGCACACAGGCAGCCGCTGAGAGTACCTACCAAGTGACCGCCGAGAACGTTCCGCGGGCGGGCGGTGATGCTCTGCGGCATGGCGAAAACGATGAAGGTCGAAGCGCCTAAAGAGGCGATAATGACGGCGTGCTCCAGGCTTAGCAGGAGCAAGACCACAAAAACAACCAGAGTAGCGAAAAGACTCTGGAGAAGGTAGTTTTTGACGACCGGGCCGGGGAAATGGTTTCCTTTGACAGCCGCGGCACGACTGCCGATTTCCTTCGGCTTTTCTTGAACGGTCAACTCGCGATGGAGCGGTGAGGCGGTTTCTTGTGGCAAAAACGTTACCTCCCGGTGGTTGGGATTTTTACTACAAATAAATTTTATAGGATGTTGCGGCATCTTGTGAGCCCCGATTTGCGTTTTTTATTAAGGAAGGTGACGCTTCTGGAGCACCCCGGATTAAAGCTTGGCGGCCGGCAAAATCCTTGACAAAGGAAAAGAGAGGCGGAGAAAATAGGGTTAATGTGTAACCGGCCAATGGCAGGTGAATCCTAAGAGTAAAACGGCGGGAAAAAGATGGCGTTGCGTTTTGAGATATTGAAGCAGGACGGTGCGGCGCGCCTGGGTAGGCTTTACACACCGCACGGGGTGGTGGACACCCCGGTTTTCATGCCGGTGGGGACGCAGGGGACGGTCAAGGCGATGACCCCGGAGGAACTCCGGGCGCTCGGTGCCCAGATGATCTTAGCCAATACCTACCATCTTTACCTCCGGCCGGGGACGGAAATCATCCGGGAGGCCGGGGGGCTCCACCGGTTTATGCACTGGGACGGCCCCATCCTCACCGATAGCGGCGGCTACCAGGTCTTCAGCCTGGCGCCCTTGCGGCGGCTGACCGCCGAAGGGGTAATCTTCCGCTCGCACCTTGACGGTTCGGAACACCTTTTCACCCCCGAGAAGGTGGTGGCGCTTCAGGAGGCCCTCGGTTCAGATATCGCGATGGTGTTAGATGAGTGTCCGCCTTACCCGGCTTCACGGGAGGAGGTTACGGCGGCAGTGGCCCGGACGACGGCCTGGGCAGAGCGCTCGCTGGCCGCCCAAAGTGCGGCGCAGGCCCTTTTCGGCATCGTTCAGGGCGGGGTCTACCGGGACCTGCGGGAGCAAAGCGCCCGCGAACTGGTGGCGCTCGATTTTCCGGGCTACGCCATCGG
Encoded proteins:
- a CDS encoding autorepressor SdpR family transcription factor produces the protein MALGLVFKALADETRREILRLLQQGDLTAGEIAARFAVTKPTVSHHLSVLKQANLVQDYRRGQHIYYSLNTTVFQEAAAWFLSLLAESARKEPGGAPGKEQTGRIKRGGGKACRKKIKAKAMPSPGRP
- a CDS encoding SdpI family protein, giving the protein MPEKNKGEGYALTWEALKPDWPVWVVLAGLLAAAVILYPLLPERVPVHWNWRGEVDRYGSRFEGAFTAPLLALGIYALMLVTPLIDPRRENYARFAGAYRLLRGAFVLFMAGIYVVWMAAALGYRVDIGFAVKTVLGLLFIAIGNVLGQVRFNYFVGVRTPWTLADEAVWRRTHRLAAKVWVLGGLVCLVLAPFRTLWAVVAFFSVLTLMTLVPVAFSCFYYLRLGLRGAGRKEKGK
- a CDS encoding YIP1 family protein; this encodes MVGKDGQVSGWRRVGQLLFSPGKVFPALAAQHWLKPALLLVGLNLLLAGIIAPKTAAFAAWLVKQGAAQVPPEKLAEVQALAPKAAVSGLFVGALVVPWVTWVAVAALLQLFAALSAREASFGALFTVAVYGYLPVFLRTVIANLLFLVTPLENLTMRSQLSLAVFLPPQKSFLYFFLANCSPFTWWSLVLWGVGGAAVMKARPGTVTAYLFALWLLLALALAGLSSLAPAPPGV
- a CDS encoding efflux RND transporter periplasmic adaptor subunit → MRGAKFWLAAAAGVLVAAVVAAAVWRGMHPPAVAVKTGVAEERLFEDKVLATGRVETLRQAAVVAPFAARLLLLDVAEGDRVAAGQVVAVFDTADADDRVKEAEAALKAAEAELAAALAPARPEEVVQAEAALEAAQAAAQAAQKRVERYRYLVEQEAASPAELEAAEADYARAQAEVTAAGARLAALKEPDARRIAPLKARVAQARVALANARRMATKGRVTAPISGVVLQIAAKEGDFLQPGALVLTVGDPAGLRVVADLNEQDVAGVAAGQEAVVTWAGRPGKTWPGKVSRVAPAVTKKIEQQQAENVVRVYVKPEGAGLLPGATVDVVIHRVKPHRAVVVPNDAVVGAGKTAAVFTVEKGVARRRAVTLGGANELYTEILAGLSPGATVILNPKEIKDGQPVRAAGGAQP
- a CDS encoding ABC transporter ATP-binding protein, encoding MIRVEGLTKIYGHGEAAVKALDNVTLEIKTGEFVAVMGPSGSGKSTFLSILGCLERPTAGKYYFDGREVTSLDEEELAALRNEKIGFVFQTFNLLPRFDVLRNVELPLIYAGVPQKERRERATALLRRVGLEHRLYYKPPNISGGEQQRVAIARALVNDPAVILADEPTGNLDSRRSHEIMAVFQELHAEGRTIVMVTHEPDIAAYAQRILHFLDGVVVREEAVRE
- a CDS encoding ABC transporter permease, giving the protein MRVEDLAWLTVENLLAHRLRALLTTLGIAIGIAAVIAVVAIGQGGQAVLLADIERMGSSRAFNVSVDVQRGEAPTTGTFTMTDVTTIKELSPAVAKLAPTTSGMFISIRRPGEHGKPVYCQLAGTTPDMTAVMNLPLAAGRFLSEGDVAGHRRVVVLEGGLAETLFPEGNAIGKQVFIQDTPATVIGVTEKQPSQVFSAMGMTKYAFVPITFAQEILNTRVIHELHGAAVSEAAVPQAIADSVAILQRRHPGSSIHYKGMSMKEAVALFGKVTGIMTLVIGSVAAIALVVGGVGVMNIMLVAVTERTREIGLLKALGARRADILRQFLAEAVALCLVGGFFGVIFGAGGAYAIAHFAHWPPLISFWTVLLAFGFAAAVGLFFGLYPASRAAALSPAEALRQH
- a CDS encoding HPP family protein; this translates as MPQETASPLHRELTVQEKPKEIGSRAAAVKGNHFPGPVVKNYLLQSLFATLVVFVVLLLLSLEHAVIIASLGASTFIVFAMPQSITARPRNVLGGHLVGTLSGCLCALIPHAAGLSAILVCALAVGISIFVMVLTDTEHPPASGTALGFALTGFAPPGVIAIVTSAAVLSLVHYFFKSHLRDLT
- the tgt gene encoding tRNA guanosine(34) transglycosylase Tgt; protein product: MALRFEILKQDGAARLGRLYTPHGVVDTPVFMPVGTQGTVKAMTPEELRALGAQMILANTYHLYLRPGTEIIREAGGLHRFMHWDGPILTDSGGYQVFSLAPLRRLTAEGVIFRSHLDGSEHLFTPEKVVALQEALGSDIAMVLDECPPYPASREEVTAAVARTTAWAERSLAAQSAAQALFGIVQGGVYRDLREQSARELVALDFPGYAIGGLSVGEPKELMYQVLDWTVPLLPPEKPRYLMGVGHPDDIIEAVARGVDMFDCVLPTRLGRHGGALTPFGRLNIRNACYARDFGPLVPGCDCYACQNYSRAYLHHLVRAGEILGLRLLTTHNLHFLLKLTAEIRAAIARGELGLLRARWRERCGGNRTVLEAEGDT